In the Solanum pennellii chromosome 5, SPENNV200 genome, one interval contains:
- the LOC107019453 gene encoding transcription factor SPT20 homolog translates to MKSAQSKEEMRRSRKKGTRGGKNSKERGSGKLQEQGKNQKEDTTKTSNQPNKNQQGGNGKNEDQNQSRTQQTGQQQKKNIQSQEEQGQQEEIQEEQWQVQKRKHQKTQEQDTSKSVWRHVTPPMQRNSGSHQQEQGNAGKARKATNRAGWNQGNSKKTPRQQVIDSNKNRNSGIGLTLPNPKTPNIINVDAGHNEEVSGGMDGGCQEIATNMQEGDTKGGNLTHVMHEGLDFDPRTNHRASNNAKNTQKQKEQQLQQQTQNSDNSKQIAKGNIEEQHFEKRNDKDQGKQSVTMVTDSTPKSKNKPSKQKRDAAKKRQNRLQDKDSEQEQEVREESCNKFVMVDDNQGLNILPLQVQYMTPQTSDPHDKMQQRCRVNPEPILDEYVVVNSEDELVGL, encoded by the exons ATGAAGAGTGCACAATCAAAAGAAGAGATGAGGAGATCAAGAAAAAAAGGAACTAGAGGTGGAAAAAACAGTAAAGAAAGGGGTTCTGGAAAATTGCAAGAACAGGGGAAAAATCAAAAGGAAGATACAACAAAGACATCAAATCAACCAAACAAAAATCAACAGGGAGGAAATGGAAAAAATGAGGATCAGAATCAATCAAGAACACAACAGACAGgtcaacaacaaaagaaaaacatacaAAGTCAAGAGGAGCAGGGGCAGCAAGAAGAAATACAAGAAGAACAGTGGCAAGTACAAAAAAGGAAACACCAAAAAACTCAGGAACAAGATACCTCCAAATCTGTGTGGAGACATGTCACTCCTCCAATGCAAAGAAACAGTGGCAGCCATCAACAAGAGCAGGGAAATGCAG GAAAAGCAAGAAAGGCAACAAACAGGGCAGGATGGAATCAGGGAAACAGCAAG AAGACTCCAAGACAGCAGGTTATTGATAGCAACAAAAACAGGAACTCAGGTATTGGCTTAACTCTCCCAAACCCCAAAACCCCCaatattattaatgttgatGCTGGTCATAATGAAGAAGTTTCTGGAGGTATGGATGGGGGGTGTCAGGAGATAGCCACTAACATGCAGGAAGGGGATACCAAAGGGGGGAATTTGACTCATGTTATGCATGAGGGGTTGGATTTTGACCCTAGGACAAACCATAGAGCCTCTAATAATGCTAAAAACACTcagaaacaaaaagaacaacaacTTCAGCAGCAAACTCAGAACAGTGACAACAGTAAACAGATCGCCAAAGGAAATATAGAGGAACAACACTTTGAAAAAAGGAATGATAAAGATCAAGGGAAGCAAAGTGTTACTATGGTTACAGACAGCACTCCTAAGAGTAAAAATAAGCCCAGTAAACAAAAAAGAGATGCTGCAAAAAAGAGGCAAAACAGGCTGCAAGACAAGGACAGTGAACAAGAGCAGGAAGTAAGGGAAGAATCATGTAACAAATTTGTAATGGTCGATGATAACCAAGGTTTAAATATTCTTCCCTTACAGGTTCAGTATATGACTCCTCAAACATCAGACCCTCATGATAAGATGCAACAGAGGTGTAGGGTTAATCCTGAACCTATCTTGGATGAATATGTTGTGGTTAATTCTGAAGATGAACTTGTTGGTCTCTAG